From Bacteroidales bacterium, one genomic window encodes:
- the era gene encoding GTPase Era codes for MNKSGFVNIIGNPNVGKSTLMNVLVGEKLSIVTAKAQTTRHRIMGIVNGKDYQIVFSDTPGILKPSYELQEAMMQFVDSAIGDADIIIYVTDVYEKSEKNEEYVKKLNLLSVPVLIVVNKIDKTEPAVVDALVEKWHRLVPKAEILPISALNKFNTDILLKKIVSILPQQHAWYDRDVFTDRNLRFFASEILREKILENYTKEIPYCAEVVIDSFKEEEKIYSIEAIINVVRESQKGIIIGKGGAALKKVGTQARKEMEKFFDKKVFLKIFVKVDPAWRENKQELKKFGYLF; via the coding sequence TGAGAAGCTCTCTATTGTTACTGCAAAAGCGCAGACAACGCGCCACAGGATAATGGGGATTGTTAACGGCAAGGATTATCAAATTGTTTTTTCTGATACGCCGGGAATACTTAAACCCTCTTATGAACTGCAGGAAGCAATGATGCAGTTTGTGGATTCGGCTATCGGAGATGCTGATATAATTATCTACGTTACAGATGTTTATGAAAAATCGGAAAAGAATGAAGAGTATGTTAAAAAACTTAACCTGCTCTCCGTTCCTGTTCTGATTGTTGTTAACAAGATTGATAAAACAGAACCTGCCGTTGTAGATGCGCTGGTAGAAAAATGGCATCGTCTTGTACCAAAGGCGGAGATACTTCCTATCTCTGCGCTTAATAAATTCAATACGGATATTCTGCTTAAAAAAATTGTTTCCATCTTGCCGCAGCAGCATGCATGGTATGACCGTGATGTGTTCACCGACAGAAATTTACGTTTCTTTGCCTCTGAAATTTTAAGAGAAAAAATTTTGGAAAATTACACTAAGGAAATTCCTTATTGCGCAGAGGTTGTGATTGATTCTTTTAAGGAAGAGGAGAAGATTTATTCCATTGAGGCAATTATAAATGTTGTGCGGGAATCTCAGAAAGGAATTATAATAGGCAAAGGGGGAGCGGCTTTGAAAAAAGTTGGTACTCAGGCCCGTAAAGAGATGGAAAAATTCTTTGACAAAAAAGTTTTCTTAAAGATTTTTGTTAAGGTGGACCCTGCGTGGAGAGAGAATAAGCAGGAGCTTAAGAAGTTTGGGTATTTGTTCTGA
- a CDS encoding DUF2062 domain-containing protein, whose product MPEEQKNIEQQTEKQHDKVEQHPQKKSNNFFSYFTKENAKKFIHDNVTHSTQSNAVIAISIGYGVFCGCIPLWGLQLIFAGITAHFMKLNPVIVMAFTLITLPPILPFVILASIVVGGWVSGKPTFIDLAQIDGKVMYSYLMQYLIGSIVLAISAGLVFTAGSWLLLKIFRTNTQTS is encoded by the coding sequence ATGCCGGAAGAGCAAAAAAATATTGAACAGCAGACTGAAAAACAGCATGATAAAGTAGAGCAACACCCTCAAAAGAAGAGCAATAATTTTTTCTCATACTTCACAAAGGAGAATGCTAAAAAGTTTATTCACGATAATGTAACCCATTCTACTCAATCAAATGCAGTAATCGCAATATCAATTGGTTATGGAGTGTTCTGCGGCTGCATTCCTTTGTGGGGGCTGCAGCTGATTTTTGCAGGAATTACCGCACACTTCATGAAACTGAATCCGGTAATTGTAATGGCCTTCACACTAATTACGCTTCCCCCTATCCTTCCATTTGTCATCCTTGCAAGCATTGTTGTTGGAGGATGGGTAAGCGGCAAACCAACGTTTATTGATTTAGCTCAGATTGACGGCAAGGTAATGTACTCATACCTAATGCAATACCTTATCGGGAGCATAGTACTTGCTATTAGCGCCGGACTAGTTTTTACAGCCGGTTCATGGCTGCTTTTGAAAATTTTCAGAACAAATACCCAAACTTCTTAA
- a CDS encoding biopolymer transporter ExbD, translating into MAIKQRCKVEAGFSMSSMTDIVFLLLIFFLVTSTLINPNALKLLLPKSTNQISSKQQVSVSIKDHQDTHTYTYHINGNLQPLPFDQVEVELQALLQNTDDPTFTILADQSVPIEKVVELMNIAKRNKYKVILATAPED; encoded by the coding sequence ATGGCAATTAAACAAAGATGTAAAGTAGAAGCCGGATTCAGCATGTCATCAATGACAGACATTGTCTTTTTGCTGCTGATTTTCTTTCTTGTTACATCTACACTTATAAATCCAAACGCGCTAAAGCTCCTGCTTCCAAAGAGCACAAATCAGATTTCCTCTAAGCAGCAGGTGAGCGTATCAATTAAGGATCACCAAGATACGCACACTTATACTTATCACATAAACGGAAATTTGCAGCCGCTTCCTTTTGACCAGGTAGAAGTTGAGCTTCAGGCGCTGCTTCAAAACACGGACGATCCAACATTCACAATTCTTGCGGACCAAAGTGTCCCAATTGAGAAAGTTGTTGAACTAATGAATATTGCAAAGCGCAATAAGTATAAGGTAATTCTTGCTACAGCACCTGAGGATTAG
- a CDS encoding TonB family protein → MRESLKQQKYDKQGKQIGVCLTIVVHALLFLVLGVNGFKMVYPPPAEKGILLEIPTEEITVEQFKNGGTEPRAPKADPNKEIKLVQKSEAQVVGKKQNSGVATTYGDKGDVAKYEPARKTKIDRRALFTSEDNHSKEEAAQTARVVSNALKAGHPEGNTNKGAVRGEPSVRLEGRSTVGSLPKPAYTVNKEGVVVVKIMVDQYGKVTNAIPGQSGTTVSDPTLWAAAKSAALKARFNVSSSAAAVQTGTITYIFKLK, encoded by the coding sequence ATGAGAGAATCACTGAAACAGCAAAAATATGACAAGCAGGGTAAACAAATTGGTGTTTGCCTCACTATTGTTGTGCATGCGCTGCTGTTTTTAGTGCTTGGGGTAAATGGATTTAAAATGGTTTATCCGCCACCTGCGGAGAAGGGAATCCTGTTGGAAATCCCGACGGAAGAGATTACAGTTGAGCAATTTAAGAATGGAGGAACTGAGCCGCGCGCTCCAAAAGCAGACCCTAATAAAGAGATAAAGCTGGTGCAAAAATCTGAGGCTCAAGTTGTTGGCAAGAAGCAAAATTCAGGAGTAGCAACTACTTACGGAGATAAGGGAGATGTTGCAAAATATGAACCTGCACGTAAAACAAAAATTGACAGGCGCGCTCTTTTCACATCTGAAGACAATCACTCAAAGGAGGAAGCAGCTCAAACTGCGCGAGTTGTATCAAATGCTCTTAAGGCAGGACATCCGGAGGGGAATACTAACAAGGGAGCCGTGCGGGGAGAACCATCTGTAAGACTGGAGGGACGCAGCACCGTAGGTTCCTTGCCTAAGCCTGCATATACAGTTAATAAAGAGGGAGTTGTAGTAGTTAAAATAATGGTGGACCAATATGGAAAAGTCACCAATGCAATTCCGGGACAAAGCGGAACTACCGTCTCCGATCCAACTCTTTGGGCCGCCGCAAAAAGTGCTGCGCTAAAGGCGCGCTTTAATGTAAGCTCCTCAGCCGCTGCAGTTCAGACCGGCACAATCACATACATCTTTAAATTGAAATAA